The sequence below is a genomic window from Bacteroidota bacterium.
GTGTTGAAGCAGCAAAGGAAGTTTGTAGAAATACAAAAGGACCTGTTGCAAGCATCTTCTACCAAGGCCTTGACAGATCTCATGAAGGAATTGATATTGTTGAAAAATCTGTAATTTCTTACGGAAGTGTTCAAATGGGCTTACTTGAAAAGGGTCTTTCTTGGGTTTCGTTGTTTATTGCACTTGCCCCTATGCTTGGATTTATGGGTACTGTAATTGGTATGATTTCAGCCTTCGATGCTATTGAGGCTGCAGGTGATATTTCTCCATCTTTGGTTGCCGGTGGTATTAAAGTGGCACTTTTAACAACTGTTTTTGGTCTTATTGTAGCCATGATACTTCAGGTGTTCTATAATTACATCGTTGCTAAAGTTGACAGTATTGTTAACTCAATGGAAAATGCATCCATTTCTCTTGTAGATCTAT
It includes:
- a CDS encoding MotA/TolQ/ExbB proton channel family protein, with translation MKKLFFLLTLAGTLTIGASNQLFAQVGEAIEATTEAEVELTFHQVIKQKFIEGGAEFMGIVLICLILGLALCIERIIYLNLATTNTNKLLNNVESALNSGGVEAAKEVCRNTKGPVASIFYQGLDRSHEGIDIVEKSVISYGSVQMGLLEKGLSWVSLFIALAPMLGFMGTVIGMISAFDAIEAAGDISPSLVAGGIKVALLTTVFGLIVAMILQVFYNYIVAKVDSIVNSMENASISLVDLLVKHELTKK